Within the Tissierellales bacterium genome, the region TGAATCCGCAGCATCTCTAAATGGACCATAGAACGACGATGAATACTTCGCACTATACGACATGATTCCAACCATCTCAAAGCCTTCAGCATCAAGAGTTCTTCTCATATGTCCTACTCTACCATCCATCATATCAGATGGCGCAACCATATCAGCGCCTGCCTTTGCATGACTTATGGCAATTCTTGAAAGATACTCAATTGTGACATCATTGTCTATATATCCACACTCCTGCAATATTCCACAATGGCCGTGATCTGTATACTGACACATACAAATATCCGTTATGACTAGCATGTCTGGGTGCTTTTCTTTTATTTCTCTCACCGCTTTTTGAACTATACCATCGTCATTATACGCCTCTTTTCCAAAAGCATCTTTTTCTCCAGGTAATCCAAATATTAAAACACTTTCAAGTCCAAGTGACTTCATATCCTTTATCTCATCATCTAATTTGTCTACAGATAAATGATAATTGTTTGGAAGTGAACTTATTTCTTTTTTTATATCTTCACCTTCAACGACAAATATCGGATAAACTAAATCCTCGATATTTATTTTAGTCTCTCTTATCAAATTTCTAATAGCGCTATTTGCTCTAAGCCTTCTACCTCTATGAATCATACTCAAATGTACGTCCTCCTCTATCTTTGTGCTAAATATATTAAACGATCCACCACTCCATCTATAGTATAGAT harbors:
- the hemB gene encoding porphobilinogen synthase; amino-acid sequence: MIHRGRRLRANSAIRNLIRETKINIEDLVYPIFVVEGEDIKKEISSLPNNYHLSVDKLDDEIKDMKSLGLESVLIFGLPGEKDAFGKEAYNDDGIVQKAVREIKEKHPDMLVITDICMCQYTDHGHCGILQECGYIDNDVTIEYLSRIAISHAKAGADMVAPSDMMDGRVGHMRRTLDAEGFEMVGIMSYSAKYSSSFYGPFRDAADSAPSFGDRKTYQMDPANSDEAMREIAMDLEEGADVIMVKPALSYLDIIRRAKDEFNAPLAAYSVSGEYAMLKNAIDMGIINENAMMEAMTSIKRAGADILITYFAKDIARILRRA